Proteins encoded together in one Variovorax paradoxus window:
- a CDS encoding Bug family tripartite tricarboxylate transporter substrate binding protein, with the protein MRRDTFLKSLAALAAAGALPLSARAAANVKMMIPANPGGGWDTTGRALGKALTDAKLADTVTYDNKGGAAGALGLAQFVNGSKGDPNALMVMGSVMLGGIITGKPPVNLSQATPLVRTTTEYNVFVLPANSPFKTMKDVVEQLKKDPGSVKWGGGSRGSTEHIAAAMIAQKVGADPSKINYVAFRGGGEATAAILGGNVTVGGSGYSEFAEYIAAGKMKPIAVTSAQRLPGINVPTLKEQGIDVEIGNWRGVYGAPGITAEQRKALTDMVLAALKSPSWAESLKKNDWTPAVLSGEAFAKFVDDDFASLRAIMAKSGMI; encoded by the coding sequence ATGCGTCGCGACACCTTTTTGAAGTCATTGGCCGCGCTGGCCGCCGCCGGAGCCCTGCCGTTGTCGGCGCGCGCCGCCGCCAACGTCAAGATGATGATTCCAGCCAACCCGGGCGGTGGCTGGGACACAACGGGCCGCGCGCTGGGCAAGGCACTGACCGACGCCAAGCTGGCCGACACGGTCACCTATGACAACAAGGGCGGCGCCGCCGGCGCACTGGGCCTGGCCCAGTTCGTGAACGGCTCCAAGGGCGACCCGAATGCGCTCATGGTGATGGGCTCCGTCATGCTCGGCGGCATCATCACCGGCAAGCCGCCGGTCAACCTGTCGCAGGCCACGCCTCTGGTCCGCACCACCACCGAATACAACGTGTTCGTGCTGCCGGCCAACTCGCCCTTCAAGACCATGAAGGACGTGGTCGAGCAGCTCAAGAAAGACCCGGGCAGCGTGAAATGGGGCGGCGGTTCGCGCGGCTCCACCGAGCACATTGCAGCGGCCATGATCGCGCAGAAGGTCGGCGCCGATCCGTCCAAGATCAACTACGTGGCCTTCCGCGGAGGCGGTGAAGCCACCGCAGCAATCCTGGGCGGCAACGTCACCGTGGGCGGCAGCGGCTACAGCGAATTTGCCGAGTACATTGCCGCCGGCAAGATGAAGCCCATCGCCGTCACCTCGGCCCAGCGCCTGCCGGGCATCAACGTGCCCACGCTCAAGGAGCAGGGCATCGACGTCGAAATCGGCAACTGGCGCGGCGTATATGGCGCCCCCGGCATCACCGCCGAACAGCGCAAGGCGCTGACCGACATGGTGCTGGCTGCCCTCAAGAGCCCGTCGTGGGCCGAGTCGCTCAAGAAGAACGACTGGACGCCGGCCGTGCTGTCGGGCGAAGCTTTCGCCAAGTTCGTGGACGACGACTTCGCCAGCCTGCGCGCCATCATGGCCAAGTCCGGAATGATCTGA
- a CDS encoding response regulator transcription factor: protein MKLLLVEDDPSMQVTLQRALARSKIDVRICGDGALAVEQWRELEPDVVALDLSLPNLDGLQVLAQARAAGLRTPVLLLTARGTVGDRIMGLNAGADDYLPKPFDLDELEARIRALRRRHQNAGPDVGLNPQEVGGLRFEPESGAVYHRGGILELTPRELALLKALMMKPGHAVSKERLFELVFPGETDVQYEAVEVVVYRLRKKLAGTGAALMTLRGLGYLLRAEP, encoded by the coding sequence ATGAAGCTGCTGCTGGTCGAAGACGATCCCTCGATGCAGGTCACCCTGCAGCGCGCCCTCGCCCGCAGCAAGATCGACGTGCGCATCTGCGGCGACGGCGCCCTGGCCGTCGAGCAATGGCGCGAACTGGAGCCCGACGTGGTGGCGCTCGACCTGAGCCTGCCCAACCTGGACGGCCTCCAGGTGCTGGCCCAGGCCCGCGCCGCGGGGCTGCGCACCCCCGTGCTGCTGCTGACCGCCCGCGGCACGGTGGGCGACCGCATCATGGGCCTGAACGCCGGGGCCGACGACTACCTGCCCAAGCCTTTCGACCTGGACGAACTCGAAGCACGCATCCGGGCGTTGCGCCGCCGCCACCAGAATGCCGGCCCCGACGTGGGGCTGAACCCCCAGGAGGTGGGCGGCCTGCGCTTCGAGCCAGAAAGCGGCGCTGTCTACCACCGCGGCGGCATCCTGGAACTCACGCCGCGCGAGCTGGCACTGCTCAAGGCGCTGATGATGAAGCCGGGCCACGCCGTGAGCAAGGAGCGCCTGTTCGAGCTCGTGTTTCCGGGCGAAACCGACGTGCAGTACGAGGCCGTCGAGGTGGTGGTGTACCGCCTTCGCAAGAAGCTGGCGGGCACCGGCGCGGCGCTGATGACGCTGCGCGGGCTGGGCTACCTGTTGCGCGCCGAACCATGA
- a CDS encoding sensor histidine kinase, whose protein sequence is MKKALSLRARLLFGILAPVALFIVINSVSLYRQSLAAATTAYDRTLLASAKTIGEQLDVEGYDEAARLRAIVPYSALEAFEADNRSRLFYRVSALDGEMVSGFAELPFWRGRIPDRGAYSALVDFYDARFRDQPVRVAVLLQPVASGKGRGMAVVQVAETLELRETLVRKLLIDMLWRQLLLMGVIALVTVLVVQRATRPVRELGEAIEKRAADDFSPIDAPDAPRELRPLVDATTEVMGRLQRLLDHQKRFVRDSAHQLRTPLAVLKAQVQSARRGDVAPEQALAEISHTVERATTLANQMLSLAKVEQLRQQPESVPLELGEVARQIALDLSPLIADKALDFELAVDQPVTVRAHRWMLQELTRNLLHNAIKQSPRGGALSVMVRSAGDEAVLTVRDEGPGISAELRQRLFAPFSAGDAGSGSGLGLAICREIVLALGGRISLDNRLVQENSAQVVGLDAVVRLPVYHHNS, encoded by the coding sequence ATGAAGAAGGCCTTGTCGCTGCGCGCGAGGCTGCTGTTCGGCATTCTCGCGCCGGTGGCGCTGTTCATCGTGATCAACAGCGTGAGCCTGTACCGGCAGAGCCTGGCGGCGGCCACCACGGCTTATGACCGCACCCTGCTCGCCTCGGCCAAGACCATCGGCGAGCAGCTCGACGTCGAAGGCTACGACGAAGCGGCGCGGCTGCGCGCCATCGTTCCGTATTCCGCGCTCGAGGCTTTCGAGGCCGACAACCGCAGCCGGCTTTTCTATCGCGTTTCAGCGCTCGACGGCGAAATGGTCTCGGGCTTTGCCGAACTGCCGTTCTGGCGCGGCCGCATTCCCGACCGGGGTGCCTATTCGGCACTGGTCGACTTCTACGACGCGCGCTTTCGCGACCAGCCGGTGCGGGTGGCCGTGTTGCTGCAGCCCGTGGCAAGCGGCAAAGGCCGTGGCATGGCCGTGGTGCAGGTGGCCGAAACCCTGGAACTGCGCGAAACGCTTGTGCGCAAGCTGCTCATCGACATGCTGTGGCGCCAGTTGCTGCTGATGGGCGTGATCGCATTGGTCACCGTGCTTGTGGTGCAGCGCGCCACGCGGCCGGTGCGGGAGCTCGGCGAAGCCATCGAGAAGCGTGCAGCCGATGACTTTTCTCCGATCGACGCACCCGATGCGCCGCGCGAACTGCGCCCGCTGGTCGATGCCACCACCGAGGTCATGGGGCGGTTGCAGCGCCTGCTGGACCACCAGAAGCGCTTTGTGCGCGACAGCGCTCATCAGTTGCGCACGCCCCTGGCGGTGCTGAAGGCGCAGGTTCAATCGGCGCGGCGCGGCGACGTGGCGCCGGAGCAGGCGCTGGCCGAAATCAGCCACACAGTGGAACGCGCCACGACGCTCGCCAACCAGATGCTCTCGCTTGCCAAGGTGGAGCAATTGCGCCAGCAGCCGGAATCGGTTCCGCTCGAACTCGGCGAAGTGGCGCGGCAGATTGCGCTCGACCTCTCGCCGCTCATCGCCGACAAGGCGCTCGACTTCGAACTGGCCGTCGACCAGCCCGTGACCGTGCGCGCGCACCGCTGGATGCTGCAGGAGCTCACGCGCAACCTGTTGCACAACGCCATCAAGCAGAGCCCGCGCGGGGGTGCGCTTTCGGTCATGGTGCGCTCCGCGGGCGACGAGGCGGTGTTGACGGTGCGCGACGAAGGGCCCGGCATCTCTGCTGAACTCCGCCAGCGCCTGTTTGCGCCGTTCTCCGCCGGCGACGCTGGCAGCGGTTCGGGGCTGGGCTTGGCCATCTGCCGCGAAATCGTGCTGGCGCTCGGCGGGCGCATCAGCCTGGACAACCGCCTCGTGCAGGAAAATTCCGCACAGGTGGTCGGGCTCGACGCTGTCGTGCGGCTCCCTGTCTACCACCACAATTCCTGA
- a CDS encoding RNA-binding S4 domain-containing protein: MDRLRIDKWLWAARFFKTRSLAAEEIGKNRVQVNGDVAKASREVKAGDTVAIRLGPITRTVMVRGLSGQRGPAPVAQQLYEETAESIAAQAAAREQRRMGSEPALAIEQGRPTKRDRRELDGAARHADWDNRWSASIDPEENDR; encoded by the coding sequence ATGGATCGCTTGCGCATCGACAAATGGCTTTGGGCAGCCCGCTTTTTCAAGACGCGGTCGCTGGCTGCGGAAGAGATCGGCAAGAACCGCGTGCAGGTGAACGGCGACGTTGCCAAGGCCTCCCGCGAAGTCAAGGCGGGCGACACCGTTGCCATTCGCCTGGGCCCAATCACGCGAACGGTCATGGTGCGCGGCCTGAGCGGGCAACGCGGCCCCGCGCCGGTGGCGCAGCAGCTCTATGAAGAAACGGCGGAGAGCATTGCCGCGCAAGCCGCCGCGCGCGAACAGCGCCGCATGGGCAGCGAGCCCGCGCTGGCCATCGAGCAAGGCCGGCCGACCAAGCGCGATCGCCGCGAACTCGACGGTGCGGCGCGCCATGCCGACTGGGACAACCGCTGGAGCGCGTCCATCGACCCGGAAGAGAACGACCGCTGA
- a CDS encoding PPK2 family polyphosphate kinase, with translation MASLKKYRVGSNFDLSQVSPGDTPFLEGNEAAQIAEIDELAAELDEMQDLLHAEGRRKVLLVLQGMDTSGKDGTVRWVFSRTSPLGVRVTAFKAPTEDERARDYLWRCHAVVPRNGEIAVWNRSHYEDVLVPVVEGWIDKAEAKRRYAQINDFERLLVETGTVVVKCMLHIDKDEQRERLQARIDTPGKQWKFSMGDLEVRTKWSAYQQAYDKALRATSTSHAPWYVIPANHKRHRNLMIAKLLMKTLREMKLKAPPADPALKGMIIK, from the coding sequence ATGGCCAGCCTTAAGAAATACCGCGTCGGCAGCAACTTCGATCTCTCGCAGGTGAGCCCGGGAGACACACCGTTTCTCGAAGGCAACGAAGCGGCGCAAATCGCCGAAATAGATGAGCTGGCAGCCGAACTCGACGAAATGCAAGACCTGCTGCATGCAGAGGGCCGCCGCAAGGTCCTGCTGGTGCTGCAAGGCATGGACACCAGCGGCAAGGACGGCACGGTCCGCTGGGTCTTTTCACGTACCTCGCCGCTTGGCGTACGCGTAACGGCCTTCAAGGCGCCCACCGAGGACGAGCGCGCTCGCGACTACCTGTGGCGCTGCCACGCGGTTGTGCCGCGCAATGGCGAGATCGCGGTATGGAACCGCAGCCACTACGAAGACGTGCTGGTGCCTGTGGTCGAAGGCTGGATCGACAAGGCCGAGGCCAAGCGGCGCTATGCGCAGATCAACGATTTCGAGCGCCTGCTGGTGGAAACAGGAACGGTGGTGGTCAAGTGCATGCTGCACATCGACAAGGACGAACAGCGCGAACGCCTTCAGGCGCGCATCGATACGCCGGGCAAGCAATGGAAGTTCAGCATGGGCGACCTCGAGGTTCGCACCAAGTGGAGCGCCTACCAGCAGGCCTACGACAAGGCGCTGCGTGCCACTTCCACCAGCCACGCGCCCTGGTACGTGATACCCGCCAACCACAAGCGGCACCGCAACCTCATGATTGCCAAGCTGCTCATGAAGACCCTGCGCGAAATGAAGCTCAAGGCGCCGCCCGCGGATCCGGCGCTCAAGGGCATGATCATCAAGTGA
- a CDS encoding ABC transporter ATP-binding protein, whose protein sequence is MNKNPGDAIRELYAALWHFAAGARGQLLGATALLASSQLIRLTLPYLAGQAINALQRNEFGAAGRWIATLAGVYVGAWALHGPGRILERNVGVKVREAVADRLYARIAAAPLVWHDSHHSGELQHRVHQASRALSDFAQNQFIWLTNAVNFVGPLVALALLSRTSGLTALGGYVLIAVVILQIDKALMRLARAENDADRRYVSALLDFLGNASTVIGLRVQGASRLLLRRRMAAISLPLKRTVVLNEGKWFAVDLMGLALTWGLVVIYVWQARTPGQAVMLGAVFMIYQYAQQAAGVVTSVAANFSFFARMHTDYSSAEPIWQAPMNSAEETSPDQVPEHERIEPDAAWQMLQVEGLQWNYAPRGAVAVADEEPVRGGLKAVTLTLRRGERIALVGPSGGGKSTLLRVLAGLYAPHGGTLSIDGRQTDWTQLRRIATLIPQETEVFEASVRENLSFGRPFTDDSLHAALHASAFDEVLKATNGDLDTPVSERGFNLSGGQRQRLCLARGVLAAQGSSLLLLDEPTSALDAGTEARVLERIANAFPRACVVASIHRLSLLERFDTVVVMEAGRVLDAGPRDAVLKRQPLLQRLVAPGEAESISK, encoded by the coding sequence ATGAACAAGAACCCCGGCGACGCCATCCGCGAACTCTACGCAGCGCTCTGGCACTTTGCCGCAGGTGCCCGCGGACAGTTGCTGGGCGCCACGGCACTGCTCGCCTCCTCTCAGCTGATCCGGCTCACCCTGCCCTATCTGGCCGGCCAGGCGATCAACGCGCTGCAGCGCAACGAATTTGGCGCGGCTGGCCGCTGGATTGCCACGCTGGCCGGCGTATATGTCGGCGCCTGGGCGTTGCACGGCCCAGGGCGCATCCTGGAGCGCAACGTCGGAGTGAAAGTGCGCGAGGCGGTGGCCGACCGGCTCTATGCGCGGATTGCCGCGGCGCCGCTCGTCTGGCATGACAGCCACCATTCGGGTGAGCTGCAACATCGCGTGCACCAAGCCAGCCGGGCACTGTCCGATTTTGCGCAGAACCAGTTCATCTGGCTCACGAATGCCGTCAACTTCGTCGGGCCGCTGGTCGCCCTTGCGCTGCTGTCGCGCACCAGCGGGCTCACCGCCTTGGGCGGCTATGTGCTCATCGCCGTCGTCATCCTTCAGATCGACAAGGCGCTGATGCGCCTGGCCCGCGCCGAGAACGACGCGGACCGGCGCTACGTATCCGCCCTGCTCGACTTCCTGGGCAATGCCTCGACCGTCATCGGCCTGCGCGTGCAGGGCGCCTCGCGCCTGCTGTTGCGCCGCCGCATGGCCGCCATATCGCTGCCGCTCAAGCGCACCGTCGTGCTGAACGAAGGCAAGTGGTTTGCCGTCGACCTGATGGGACTGGCGCTGACCTGGGGCCTGGTGGTGATCTATGTGTGGCAGGCGCGCACCCCGGGCCAGGCGGTGATGCTGGGCGCGGTGTTCATGATCTACCAGTACGCGCAGCAAGCAGCCGGCGTGGTGACATCGGTCGCGGCCAATTTTTCTTTCTTCGCGCGCATGCACACCGACTACAGCAGCGCCGAGCCCATCTGGCAGGCGCCGATGAACAGCGCGGAAGAAACATCGCCCGATCAAGTCCCCGAGCACGAGCGCATCGAGCCCGACGCCGCATGGCAAATGCTGCAGGTCGAGGGCTTGCAGTGGAACTATGCACCGCGCGGCGCGGTGGCCGTGGCCGATGAAGAACCTGTTCGCGGCGGCCTCAAGGCCGTCACCCTGACTCTTCGCCGCGGAGAGCGCATTGCGCTCGTCGGCCCGAGCGGTGGCGGCAAGAGCACCTTGCTGCGCGTGCTCGCGGGCCTCTACGCGCCGCACGGAGGCACGCTCTCCATCGACGGAAGACAGACGGATTGGACGCAGCTGCGCCGCATCGCCACGCTGATTCCACAGGAAACCGAAGTGTTCGAAGCCAGCGTGCGCGAGAACCTCTCGTTCGGCCGGCCGTTCACCGATGACTCATTGCACGCCGCGCTGCACGCCAGCGCGTTCGACGAAGTGCTGAAGGCGACCAACGGAGACTTGGACACTCCTGTTTCCGAGCGTGGGTTCAATCTCTCCGGAGGCCAGCGCCAGCGTCTTTGCCTAGCCCGCGGCGTGCTCGCGGCACAGGGCAGCTCGTTGCTGCTGCTCGACGAACCCACCAGCGCGCTGGACGCCGGCACCGAAGCCCGCGTGCTGGAGCGGATTGCCAATGCATTCCCCCGCGCCTGCGTGGTCGCATCGATCCATCGGCTGAGCCTGCTCGAACGCTTCGACACCGTGGTGGTGATGGAGGCCGGCAGAGTGCTCGACGCGGGGCCGCGCGACGCGGTGTTGAAGCGCCAGCCGTTGCTGCAGCGGCTGGTTGCGCCTGGCGAGGCGGAATCGATTTCCAAATGA
- a CDS encoding aspartate kinase has protein sequence MALIVHKYGGTSMGSTERIKNVAKRVAKWARAGHQMIVVPSAMSGETNRLLGLAKELAPSKPGEAHGRELDMLAATGEQASSALLAIALQAEGMEAVSYAGWQVSVRTDNSYTKARIESIDDERVRADLDAGKVVVITGFQGVDDSGNITTLGRGGSDTSAVAIAAAMKAHECLIYTDVDGVYTTDPRVEPDARRLSTVSFEEMLEMASLGSKVLQIRSVEFAGKYKVPLRVLSSFTPWDIDINEEAKSGTLITFEEDENMEQAVVSGIAFNRDEAKISVLGVPDKPGIAYHILGAVADANIEVDVIIQNLSKDGRTDFSFTVHRNEYAKTVDLLQSKVMPSLGATEIVGDTKICKVSIVGIGMRSHVGVASKMFRVLSEEGINIQMISTSEIKTSVVIDEKYMELAVRALHKAFDLDQPAA, from the coding sequence ATGGCATTGATCGTTCACAAATACGGCGGTACGTCGATGGGCTCGACCGAGCGCATCAAGAATGTCGCCAAGCGCGTCGCCAAGTGGGCGCGTGCCGGCCACCAGATGATCGTGGTCCCAAGTGCCATGAGCGGCGAAACCAATCGCCTGCTCGGGCTCGCCAAAGAGCTGGCGCCGAGCAAACCCGGCGAGGCCCACGGCCGCGAACTCGACATGCTTGCCGCCACCGGCGAACAGGCGTCATCTGCATTGCTGGCCATTGCCCTGCAAGCCGAAGGCATGGAAGCCGTCAGCTACGCGGGCTGGCAGGTGTCGGTGCGTACCGACAACTCGTACACCAAGGCCCGCATCGAGAGCATCGACGACGAACGCGTGCGCGCCGACCTCGACGCCGGCAAGGTGGTCGTCATTACCGGCTTCCAGGGCGTGGACGACAGCGGCAACATCACCACGCTGGGCCGCGGCGGCAGCGACACCTCGGCCGTGGCCATTGCTGCTGCAATGAAGGCGCACGAGTGCCTGATCTACACCGACGTGGACGGCGTCTACACGACCGACCCGCGCGTGGAACCCGATGCGCGCCGCCTCTCGACCGTGAGCTTCGAAGAGATGCTCGAAATGGCGAGCCTGGGCTCCAAGGTGCTGCAAATCCGCTCGGTGGAATTCGCCGGCAAATACAAGGTTCCCCTGCGTGTGCTTTCGAGCTTCACGCCCTGGGACATCGACATCAATGAAGAGGCCAAGTCCGGCACGCTGATCACTTTCGAGGAAGACGAAAACATGGAACAAGCCGTTGTATCCGGCATCGCTTTCAACCGCGACGAAGCCAAGATCTCGGTGCTGGGCGTGCCCGACAAGCCGGGCATCGCGTATCACATCCTCGGTGCCGTGGCGGACGCCAACATCGAGGTCGACGTGATCATCCAGAACCTCAGCAAGGACGGCCGCACCGACTTCAGCTTTACCGTGCACCGCAACGAGTATGCGAAGACGGTCGACCTCCTGCAATCGAAGGTCATGCCCTCGCTGGGCGCCACCGAGATCGTGGGCGACACCAAGATCTGCAAGGTCAGCATCGTGGGCATCGGGATGCGCAGCCACGTGGGTGTGGCCAGCAAGATGTTCCGCGTGCTGAGCGAAGAGGGCATCAACATCCAGATGATTTCGACCAGCGAGATCAAGACCTCGGTCGTGATCGACGAAAAATATATGGAATTGGCAGTGCGCGCGTTGCACAAAGCCTTCGATCTGGACCAACCTGCCGCCTGA
- the tilS gene encoding tRNA lysidine(34) synthetase TilS, producing the protein MNEAFERAMAAFEPAHLPLAIGFSGGADSTALLAACASAWPGQVVAFHVHHGLQAAADDFERHCVAVCERLGVPLVVHRVDARHAQGDSPEDAARRARYQAFAAMASSVEPAGAIKSIVLGHHADDQVETLLLALSRGAGLPGLAAMPAHAQRNGLDIYRPLLAVPGADIRTWLKGLDLPWIEDPTNQDERYTRNRIRAVLLPALAQTFPQFRSTFTRSISHAAQARELLGELAAQDLSTVGDPPRIAALRLLSQARQANVLRHWLMHAHGCAPSAAQLDQLLSQLQACTTRGHRIHLKVANGFIERRGDFLHWYNSRPSPKASR; encoded by the coding sequence ATGAACGAAGCCTTCGAACGCGCGATGGCCGCGTTCGAGCCGGCGCATCTGCCGCTGGCGATCGGCTTCAGCGGCGGCGCTGATTCCACTGCCTTGCTCGCCGCTTGCGCATCGGCTTGGCCGGGGCAGGTGGTTGCGTTTCACGTACACCATGGCTTGCAAGCTGCGGCCGACGATTTCGAGCGCCATTGCGTTGCAGTGTGCGAGCGGCTCGGCGTTCCGCTGGTGGTGCACCGTGTCGATGCCCGGCACGCGCAGGGCGACAGCCCCGAAGACGCGGCACGGCGTGCCCGCTACCAAGCTTTTGCGGCAATGGCCAGCTCAGTCGAGCCGGCCGGCGCTATCAAATCCATAGTTCTCGGGCACCACGCAGACGATCAGGTCGAGACTCTGCTGCTGGCGCTCTCCCGGGGCGCCGGGTTGCCGGGACTGGCTGCCATGCCGGCCCATGCGCAGCGCAATGGCCTCGACATCTACCGGCCGCTGCTGGCGGTGCCCGGCGCCGACATTCGCACCTGGCTGAAAGGTCTCGACTTGCCGTGGATCGAAGATCCGACCAACCAGGACGAGCGCTACACCCGCAACCGGATCCGCGCCGTGTTGCTGCCTGCGTTGGCGCAGACTTTTCCGCAATTCCGCTCTACCTTCACTCGCAGCATCAGCCACGCCGCGCAAGCGCGGGAACTGCTGGGTGAACTGGCGGCGCAAGACCTGTCCACAGTGGGTGACCCGCCGCGCATTGCCGCGCTGCGACTGCTTTCGCAAGCTCGCCAGGCGAACGTGCTGCGGCACTGGCTGATGCATGCCCACGGCTGCGCGCCCAGTGCAGCGCAGCTCGACCAACTGTTGAGCCAGTTGCAGGCATGCACCACGCGCGGCCATCGCATCCACCTCAAGGTGGCCAACGGTTTCATCGAGCGCCGGGGCGATTTTCTGCATTGGTACAATTCCAGGCCCTCGCCCAAGGCTTCGCGCTGA
- a CDS encoding acetyl-CoA carboxylase carboxyltransferase subunit alpha, producing MAKRTFLDFEQPIAELESKIEELRYVQTESAVDISEEIDQLGKKSQQLTKDIYSDLTPWQITKIARHPERPYTLDYVNEIFTDFVELHGDRHFADDLSIVGGLARFNGTPCMVLGHQKGRDTRERTARNFGMSKPEGYRKALRLMKTAEKFKLPVFTFVDTPGAYPGIDAEERGQSEAIGRNIYEMAQLEVPIIVTIIGEGGSGGALAISVGDQLVMLQYSIYSVISPEGCASILWKTSDKAQEAADALGITAHRLKALGLVDKIVNEPVGGAHRDHRQMAAFLKRALNDAFRQVSDLKPKELLDRRYERLQSYGRFNDTKADTGR from the coding sequence TTGGCGAAACGAACCTTCCTCGACTTCGAGCAGCCCATTGCTGAACTCGAATCCAAGATCGAAGAACTGCGCTATGTACAGACCGAATCGGCGGTCGACATCTCGGAGGAAATCGACCAGCTCGGCAAGAAAAGCCAGCAGCTCACCAAAGACATCTACAGCGACCTGACGCCCTGGCAGATCACCAAGATCGCGCGGCATCCGGAGCGCCCCTACACGCTCGACTACGTCAACGAAATCTTCACCGATTTCGTCGAACTGCACGGCGACCGGCATTTTGCGGACGATCTTTCGATTGTTGGCGGCCTGGCGCGTTTCAATGGCACGCCTTGCATGGTGCTCGGCCACCAGAAGGGGCGCGACACCAGGGAGCGTACGGCGCGCAACTTCGGCATGAGCAAGCCCGAGGGCTATCGCAAGGCATTGCGGCTCATGAAGACCGCTGAAAAATTCAAGCTGCCGGTCTTCACTTTCGTCGATACGCCCGGCGCCTACCCTGGCATCGATGCCGAAGAGCGCGGCCAGTCCGAGGCCATTGGCCGCAACATCTACGAGATGGCGCAGCTCGAAGTGCCGATCATCGTCACCATCATCGGCGAAGGCGGCTCCGGCGGTGCGCTGGCCATCTCGGTGGGCGACCAGCTCGTGATGCTGCAGTATTCCATCTACTCGGTGATCAGCCCCGAGGGCTGCGCCTCCATTCTGTGGAAGACCAGCGACAAGGCGCAGGAAGCGGCCGATGCCCTTGGCATTACCGCGCACCGCCTGAAGGCGCTGGGGCTGGTCGACAAGATCGTTAACGAGCCGGTCGGCGGCGCGCACCGCGACCATCGCCAGATGGCCGCTTTTCTGAAGCGCGCGCTCAACGACGCCTTCCGCCAGGTCAGCGACCTGAAGCCGAAGGAACTGCTCGACCGCCGCTACGAACGCCTGCAAAGCTACGGGCGCTTCAACGACACCAAGGCCGACACCGGCAGGTAA
- a CDS encoding DNA-3-methyladenine glycosylase family protein, whose translation MPATKKSSVQIFTPDYWEEACKHLAKKDRVMKRLIPKFGDACLESRGDAFTTLARSIVGQQISVKAAQTVWDKFAVLPRKLTPANVLKLKVDDMRAAGLSARKVEYLVDLAIHFDSGAVHVDAWKDMSDELIIEELVAIRGIGRWTAEMFLIFHLMRPNVLPVDDLGLLNGISVNYFSGDPVSRSDARDVAVAWAPFCSVATWYIWRSLDPVPVAY comes from the coding sequence ATGCCTGCAACCAAGAAATCGAGCGTGCAGATCTTCACGCCCGATTATTGGGAGGAGGCCTGCAAGCACCTCGCCAAGAAAGACCGCGTGATGAAGCGGTTGATCCCGAAATTCGGCGATGCCTGCCTCGAGTCGCGCGGGGATGCGTTCACCACGCTCGCGCGCAGCATCGTGGGCCAGCAGATTTCGGTGAAGGCCGCACAGACCGTCTGGGACAAGTTCGCGGTGTTGCCGCGCAAACTGACGCCGGCCAACGTGCTCAAGCTCAAGGTCGACGACATGCGTGCGGCAGGGCTGTCGGCGCGCAAAGTCGAATATCTCGTCGACTTGGCCATTCACTTCGATTCCGGCGCGGTGCACGTCGACGCATGGAAGGACATGTCGGACGAGCTCATCATCGAGGAACTCGTGGCCATTCGCGGCATCGGCCGCTGGACGGCCGAGATGTTCCTCATCTTTCACCTGATGCGCCCCAATGTGCTGCCGGTGGACGACCTGGGCCTGCTCAATGGCATCAGCGTCAACTATTTTTCGGGCGATCCCGTGAGCCGCAGCGATGCCCGCGACGTCGCCGTGGCCTGGGCGCCTTTTTGCAGTGTGGCAACTTGGTATATTTGGCGCTCGCTCGACCCGGTACCGGTCGCATACTGA